The nucleotide sequence CGCGTAGCGCACGTCGGCGTCGGGGAAGGCCGCGCGCAGGCGGGCGGCGTTCTCCCCCACCCGGTCGCGGTCGGTGACGTACAGCGGCGTGTCGTACTCGGCGGCCAGGTCCCGCAGGTCGGCGGCCGACCAGTCGGCGAGTCGTCGCACGGCGGGGCCGGTGTCGGCCGCCTCCCCGCTCATTCCCGGAGCGCCTCCTCGCGCCGCGTGGCGTCCCGTGTCTCCGCCTCGATGTCCATCGCGACGACGGCGGGCTTGTACGCGCCGCCGGCGAAGAGGTCGTGGTCGCCGATGGAGGACTCGACCATCCGGGTGAACGCCCGGCGCTCCGGGGGTAGACGGCCGTAGATGACCTCCTCCTCGACGAGGTCGTAGACGGGGATGCGCGGCGAGAGCAGCGTGTTCTCGCCGACGACCGTGTTCTCGCCGACGACGAAGCCGCTCGTGACCCGACAGCCGGCGCCGAGCGAGACGCCGTCCTCGACGATCACCGGCGCGTCCTCGACCGGCTCCAGTACCCCGCCGATCAGCGTGTTCGCGCCGAGTTTGACGTTCTCGCCGATCTGGGCACACGAGCCGACGGTGTCACAGGAGTCGACGAGCGTCCCGTCGCCGACGTGTGCGCCCACGTTGACGAAGGAGGGACTCATCATGATGCAGTCGCTCCCGAGGTAGGCACCGCGGCGGATCGTCGTCCCATCGGGCGTGTTACGGGTGCCGCGTTCGCCCAGGTCGCCCGTCTCGCGCAGGGGGAGGACGTCGTGGTAGTCGACGCCGCCGTAGGAGCGGGCCTCGGTGGCCCGCAGGCCGAAGTTGAGCAGGATGCCCCGTTTGACCCACTCGTTTACCTCCCACTCGCCGTTCCCGGCCGACGGCCGGGAGCCAGCCGAGGTTCCCTCGGCGCTGCCGCGCTTCTCGGCGGCGCGGACCTCGCCCGCCTCCAGTGCGTCGAGGAAGGCATCGAGCGTGTCGTAGTCGTCGGCGGTCGCCGTCCCGGCGTCCACGTCGTCGTCGTCGTAGCGCTGCCACAGGTCGGATACGTCGGCTTGCAGTGTCATAGTGCGTCCTCGAAGTCGTATTCGCCGGCCTGGCGGCCGACGAGCCACTCCGCCGCGTCGAGCGCGCCCGCGGCGAAGACGCCGCGGGACTCGGCGCGGTGTGTGAGCGTCAGTACCTCGTGGTTCCCCGCAAGTAGAAGTTCGTGTTCGCCGGTGACGTCGCCCGCCCGGCGCGCGTGGACGCCGATCTCGCCGTCCTCGCGGGGCTGTTCGCCCTCGCGGCCGTGGACACGGTCCGCGTCGGGCGAGGAGTCACGCTCCTCGCGCACCTCGTCCACGTCGTCGAGGAGGGTCAGGGCGGTGCCCGAGGGGGCGTCCCGCTTGCGGTTGTGGTGGGTCTCGGTGAGTTCGACGTCGTAGGATGGCACCGCGGCGACGGCCTCGCGGACGGCCCGCCGGAGCGCCGCCACGCCGCGCGCGAAGTTGGCCGCCCGGAGGACGGGCACGGATTCGGCGGCGTCGGCGAGGACGGCCAGCTGTGACTCCGAGAAGCCCGTCGTGCCGACGACGGCGGCGACGCCGGCGTCGGCGCAGGCCTCGACGTACCGGGTGCTCGGGTCGGGGAGGGTAAAATCGACCAGGACGTCGGGATCGCGCTCCGCGAGCAACGCGGGGAGGTCGGCCTCGTCCTCGACCGGGACGCCGGCGACGGGGCCGACCGACGTGCGGTTGACCGCGAGGGCGACGTCCACGCCGTCGCGGTCGGCGGCGGCCTCGATCACCTCGCGGCCCATGTGGCCGCCGGCGCCGGTGACGGCGACATCGATCACGGCTCGGCCTCCACCGGACCGAGATCCGCGAGGATCGCTTCGAGGTCGTCGCGGTACTCCCCGGAGAGGCGGGTGAGCGGCGAGCGGACCGTCCCGGGGCCGTAGCCGCGGATGGCCATCGCCTCGTTGACCGGGATGGGGTTGGTCTCCCAGAACAGGGCGCGCATCAGCGGGCCGAGTTCGTGGTGACGTTCCCGTGCGTGTTCGAAGTCGCCGTCGAGCGCCGAGTGGACCAAGTCGACGGTCCGTTCGGGTTCGACGTTGGCGACGACGCTGATGGTTCCCGTCCCGCCGACGGCGAGGGTGGGAAGGATCAGGCCGTCGTCGCCGGCGAGCACCGAGAAGTCCTCGTCGCGGGTGCGCTCGACCACCTCGGAGACCTGGTTCAGATCGCCGCTGGCGGCCTTGTAGCCGAGGATGTTGGGGTGGGTGGCGAGTTCGACGGCGGTGTCGGGGGTGATGTTCCGGCCCGTCCGCCCGGGGACGTTGTAGACGATCTGTGGGAGGTCGACCTCGTCGGCGATGGTGCGGTAATGCTCGATCATCCCCGCGGGTTCGGGCTTGTTGTAGTACGGCGAGATGAGGAGGAGCCCGTCGGCGCCGGCGTCGGCCGAGCGCCGGGAGAGCGAGAGCGCCTCGGCGGTGTTGTTCGAGCCGGAGCCGGCGATGATCGGCACGTCGTCGCCGACGGCGTCGACGACGGCCTCGACCACCTCGATGTGTTCGTCGTGGGAGAGGGTCGCGCTCTCGCCGGTCGAGCCGACGGGCACCAGCCCGTCGACGCCGGCGTCGGCGAGCCGTCTGGCGTCGGTTCGGAGCGTCTCGAAGTCGATACTGCCGTCCGCGTGGAACGGCGTGATCATGGCGGGATAGACCCCGCGGAACTCGGATAGCGTCATTGTCGGATGGGTGTCGTCTGCGCTGTTAGTCGTGTCGGAACGGGTCGGTCGTCGGCGGTCACCCGGGACGGGGTCGCCACCCCCGCCACGAGCGGAGCTACCGACCGCGTTTTTTCAGGAGAGCCGCGAGGCCACCCGTCGCTGCCGACCGGCGTGCGGGTTCGGCGACGACGCGTGGCGGTATCACGTGCGAATAGGGACACGCGGCGGATTTATAGTTTGTGTCCGCGGCCGACCATCACTCGGTCCGGTCGACCGTCAGCAACACGACGCCGAACAGGAAGAGGAAGACGACGCCGATGGGGATGGGGATGCCCGGGAACCCCCGGGAGAGGAGGAAGTACGTCGCCGCCGCGAGGACGACTCCCGTCGCCAGGAGGAGGGTCCCGAGGAGTCGGACGGGGTCGACGGGCCAGGATTCGGCCCACGCCTCGCGGCGGTAGTAGACGGCCGAGACGACGAGGGCCGCGGCGAAGATTCCGGCGCCGACCGTCCACAGCCGATAGGGGAGTTCGAGCGCCTGTCCCCCCTGGAAGGCCGTCGCCGTGAGGGGGTCGACGACGGCGATGCCGGCGGCGATGGGGACGCCGAAGGTGTACCGGACCTGGAAGAGTGGAAAGCGGACGAACAGGAGGGCGCCGTCCCCGAGGTTCGCGAACGTCACGTTCCACGGGATCAGCGCGGCGAACCACGTGGTCAGGACGGCCAGTTCGCCCGCGTACTCCGACCGGACCCACATACCGTCGCCGAGGGCAAGCCGGTCAATAAACCCCTCGGCGTCCGTCCCGACGGACCGCCGAAACCCGGTTGCGGTCGCGGGGCGTTACGTTCATACCGCCTGAACACAAAAGCGAGGATACGGAATGAGGCGTGACCACTTCGAGTTGGAAGCACACAACGTCGACTGGGTGGAGACCGGGGACGAACCGGCCGAACCCCGCGTCGTTATCGACTTCCACGGACCGAAAGAGACGTTGACGGAGCGGCTGACCGATGCCGAGGGAGACCTGCTGGGGGCAGAGGAGACGGACGTGACTTTCCGCTTGCAGGACTCGCTCGATACGCCCGACGCCACGGGGGTCGTCAGCGTCACCGATCGGATCACCGGCGACTTTCTCCTCGAACTCAACGAGGAGGCCGACGACGTCCTGCGATTCGTTCGTGCCGCCCGGGAGTACGGCCAGTCGACCGACGGCGACGCGGGTCGCTACAGCGTCGTCCTCCGCATCGACGGCGAACCGCTCGCCACCTACTCGAAGAGTACGTTTCTCGTCTACGACGCCAACGGGAGCCTCCTCCGGTCGAAGAGCCTGATCCCCTCCGGCGTCGAACTGTAGATTTAGGTTCCTGGCCGCGTAGGCGGTACCCGTGCGAAACGTCACCGACCGCGTCAGCAACCCGTTCGGCATGGACCCGCCCTGCGAGCGGAACGTCCCGGGATACGGGGACGCGAACGCCCACTTCCACGTCGTCGGCGACCACCCCGGCGTCCACGGGGGTGCGGAGACGGGCGTCCCCTTCACGGGAACGCCCGCCGGTCGACGCCTCCAGCGGGCGCTCCACGACGCGGGCCTCCTCCGATCCACCGGCGACGAACCGACCGTCGAGAACACGTTCCTCTCCTATCTCCACACCTGCGTCCCGGAGGGGGAGCCGACCGACGACGACTACGCGGCGATGGAACCCTTCTTCGACGCCGAACTCCGAGCCATCGCGGCACACGTGCTCTTTCCCGTCGGCGAGCGTGCAACCGAACACGTCGTCGAGATCTGTACCGCCCACGACGTCGACGCCCTCGACGTCGCGACGCTCCACGCGACGGAACTGCGCGGGAGCGGGTGGCTCGTGCTGCCGATCCGGGAGCCGTCGGACTGGGAGTCCGACGACGCCGGCCGCCTCGTCGACGCCATCGACCGCCTCCGGTCGACCGACTACCGGCGCGAGACCGACCTCGGGCGCTTCGTCGCGGGCAACGATCCGTATCTCGTCCGATGAGCGTCATCGTTCGGGCCGAACGTCCACGGGAACCCGTTTCAAATATGATATACGAGTACTCAGCTCACAGTTTGTGGAAGGTATTGGTCCGATCGACAGACTTTTTAGCACAAATGTAAACCTAGTAGATGACGCGAACGGCCTTCGGCCCGACGCGTCACGTATCGCAGAGCACATTGCGAGTCTGGTGCTCCTCGCAGTGGCTTGGTCAGTCGGGAGACCACCTCGCGTGGTCCCGTACGTTCTCCGTTCGGGGGACGCCATCCCGGCGTCGCCCGTTCGTTGGGCACCCGACCGTTCGGCGGGCCGACACGGTTACGAAACCTTGAAACGCCAACCGCCGGTAGCGTTGGGTATGGAACTGCGGGTCATCGAGAAGACCGACGAGGAACTACGCATGGAGATCGCCGGGGAGGATCACACGTTCATGAACGTCCTCAAGGGGGCGTTGCTGGAGACCCCGGGCGTCACGGCCGCGACCTACGACATGAACCCCGAACAGTCCGGCGGACAGACCGAGCCGATCCTCTCGATCAAGACCGAGGACGGGACCGATCCCCTCGACGCCGTGGGCGACGCCTCGCGGCGGGTCCAGGGC is from Haloplanus salinarum and encodes:
- a CDS encoding 2,3,4,5-tetrahydropyridine-2,6-dicarboxylate N-succinyltransferase encodes the protein MTLQADVSDLWQRYDDDDVDAGTATADDYDTLDAFLDALEAGEVRAAEKRGSAEGTSAGSRPSAGNGEWEVNEWVKRGILLNFGLRATEARSYGGVDYHDVLPLRETGDLGERGTRNTPDGTTIRRGAYLGSDCIMMSPSFVNVGAHVGDGTLVDSCDTVGSCAQIGENVKLGANTLIGGVLEPVEDAPVIVEDGVSLGAGCRVTSGFVVGENTVVGENTLLSPRIPVYDLVEEEVIYGRLPPERRAFTRMVESSIGDHDLFAGGAYKPAVVAMDIEAETRDATRREEALRE
- the dapB gene encoding 4-hydroxy-tetrahydrodipicolinate reductase, producing the protein MIDVAVTGAGGHMGREVIEAAADRDGVDVALAVNRTSVGPVAGVPVEDEADLPALLAERDPDVLVDFTLPDPSTRYVEACADAGVAAVVGTTGFSESQLAVLADAAESVPVLRAANFARGVAALRRAVREAVAAVPSYDVELTETHHNRKRDAPSGTALTLLDDVDEVREERDSSPDADRVHGREGEQPREDGEIGVHARRAGDVTGEHELLLAGNHEVLTLTHRAESRGVFAAGALDAAEWLVGRQAGEYDFEDAL
- the dapA gene encoding 4-hydroxy-tetrahydrodipicolinate synthase, producing MTLSEFRGVYPAMITPFHADGSIDFETLRTDARRLADAGVDGLVPVGSTGESATLSHDEHIEVVEAVVDAVGDDVPIIAGSGSNNTAEALSLSRRSADAGADGLLLISPYYNKPEPAGMIEHYRTIADEVDLPQIVYNVPGRTGRNITPDTAVELATHPNILGYKAASGDLNQVSEVVERTRDEDFSVLAGDDGLILPTLAVGGTGTISVVANVEPERTVDLVHSALDGDFEHARERHHELGPLMRALFWETNPIPVNEAMAIRGYGPGTVRSPLTRLSGEYRDDLEAILADLGPVEAEP
- a CDS encoding DUF7549 family protein; this translates as MWVRSEYAGELAVLTTWFAALIPWNVTFANLGDGALLFVRFPLFQVRYTFGVPIAAGIAVVDPLTATAFQGGQALELPYRLWTVGAGIFAAALVVSAVYYRREAWAESWPVDPVRLLGTLLLATGVVLAAATYFLLSRGFPGIPIPIGVVFLFLFGVVLLTVDRTE
- a CDS encoding DUF5793 family protein, with protein sequence MRRDHFELEAHNVDWVETGDEPAEPRVVIDFHGPKETLTERLTDAEGDLLGAEETDVTFRLQDSLDTPDATGVVSVTDRITGDFLLELNEEADDVLRFVRAAREYGQSTDGDAGRYSVVLRIDGEPLATYSKSTFLVYDANGSLLRSKSLIPSGVEL
- a CDS encoding uracil-DNA glycosylase family protein, whose product is MRNVTDRVSNPFGMDPPCERNVPGYGDANAHFHVVGDHPGVHGGAETGVPFTGTPAGRRLQRALHDAGLLRSTGDEPTVENTFLSYLHTCVPEGEPTDDDYAAMEPFFDAELRAIAAHVLFPVGERATEHVVEICTAHDVDALDVATLHATELRGSGWLVLPIREPSDWESDDAGRLVDAIDRLRSTDYRRETDLGRFVAGNDPYLVR
- a CDS encoding DNA-directed RNA polymerase subunit L gives rise to the protein MELRVIEKTDEELRMEIAGEDHTFMNVLKGALLETPGVTAATYDMNPEQSGGQTEPILSIKTEDGTDPLDAVGDASRRVQGLADDFVAAFDAAA